CGAGGAATTCGGCGACCGTTCGGGGGCCCATCAGGTCGATGAGAACCTCGCCTCCTTCCGGGAGCGGGCCGTATTCGACCTCGCGGTCGAGTATTACCTCAAAAGGCTGTGCGGCGGCCCCCGATTGGGCGGGCGGCGCCGCGCTCCATTCCGGCAATACGCCGGTTGCGGACTGCGGCGGCGCGGCGGCGCCGGTGATCAGCCCGGGTTGCATCGCCGCGCCGTCGCCGCGGCCCGTTACGGTCCGCACCGGCGGGCCCGCACTGGCGGGAGGCTGCTCGCCCGCTTCCTGGCGCTGGCGGGAATCGGCGTCCCCGGTCGCGGCGCGGTCCGGTTCGGCGGCGGGCTGTGCGAAACGCCCGTTTCCGGAAAAGCGCGTGGGCGTTTCGCGTCCGGGATCGCCGCCCGTGCCGAGGCCGGGGTCGATGAGATCGGGAATGCCGGGACGCGGGCGCGGCGAGGTGGGCGACTGCCCCTGCGCCATGGCGAGGGCGGCGACGGCCATGGCGGCCAGCACGGCGGCAATTAGTGCACGAGCATTGCGCATACGCTTCCCAACCCGAGACGGGGCGCGGGGATAAGGGCCCGACCGCTGGTCTCCGGTTCCCGTTTGACTCCGGGCGCTATGATACCCGCCCGCGCATGGCGAATAGCAAACTGGCGTTCATCGCGGGGGCCGGCGCTTGAGGAGGGCGAGCGCTTCGACGTGCGGCGTGTGCGGGAACAGGTCGAAGGCTTCGAGCGCGGCGAGGTCGTAGGCCTCCGCGAGAACGGCCATTTCGCGGGCGAGCAGCTTGGGATTGCAGGAAACGTAGAGGATGTGTTCCGGCAGAAACTCCAACAGGCGCTTGATGACCTTGGGATGCAACGCCGAGCGCGGCGGATCGAGAATGACCATGGCGCCCGCCGCGAAGCTTCCGGCTTCGCGCTGCGCGTTCAGGTAGCGCTCGGTCCGCGCGGTGATAAAGGCAACGTTATCGATGCCGTTTACCCGCGCGTTGTGGCGCCCGTCCTCGGAGGCGGGTTCCACCTCCTCCACGGACCACACGTGACTGACCAGATCGCTGCACGCGAAGGCGATGCCGCCGGCCCCGCCGTAGAGGTCGTAAAGCGAGTCCGGGGCCACGGCGCGAACGTGGTTGCGGATGGCCGCGTAGAGGTTCTCGGTCGCCAGGGGATTCGTCTGGAAAAAGCTGAGGGGCGAAATCCGGAAGTCCAGCCGCCGCGTCGCTTCGCCATCCGGCAGCAGGAGCGTCTCGGTAATGTGCGGCGCGCCCGCCAGCAGCTCCAGGCGTTCCGCCGTGGCCACATCGCTCCGGCCCGTGAAATAGCCGCGGTATACACTCGTGGCGCCGTAGACCGACTGCGCAAGGTCCACGAAGGGGCCGCAATCCAATTCGCCTTCGTGCGTGATGAGCACCACCATTTTCTCGCCGGAGCGCTTGCCGTCACGCACCAGGAGATAGCGCAGGACGCCGTCCGTCGTGCGGTTGTCCCACGCGCGGATGTCCTTCTCGCGGTACCACTGGCGGGTGGCCCGGAGCAGCGCGCCGGCGCCCTCGGGGCCGATGTGGCACGCGTCGATGTCCAGCGGCCAGTACCACTGCCCCTTCTTCTTGAAACCCAGAACGGTCTCGCGCACAAAATCTTTCGGGGGCGGCTCGGGGTAGCGCATGCGATCAAACGCGGGATCGATCTTATTGCGGTAGTGCCAGATCACGGGCGAGGGCGTGACCGGGACCGGCGCGGTCCAGTAATCCTGGAAGAGGGCGCCGAGCATTTCGGATTTCTCGGCCACCTGACGCGCATAGGGCACATCCTGGCTCTTGCATCCACCACACTCCCCGAAATGAGGACAGCGTACGTCGGTCGAGGCGGCTGGGGTGGTGTCTGACATGCGAAATGGACCTGGTGGGGTTGCGGGGGGAGGCGCCGAGGGGAAACGGCGCGAAGGCATAGGATACCGTCTGTTCGCGCGCGGCGCAAACCGGTCAGGCGGTAGCGGGTGCGGACCTGATATTACTGATGAATTGCGAGCGGCATGAAGCGGGCTTTCAGCCCTCATCGCCTTTTGGATCCCTTTGCCTGGACCGATGGCTCAGATTTGAAGCAGGCCTTCGGCGCTGAATACCTGAATATCGTTGCTTCAGCGCCGAAGGCGCCGGATCATATCAGCCTGGGCCGCAGGCCCAGGAAAAATGACGACGATTTCGGACAGGGCTGAAAGCCCGTATCATACTGGGTTGCCGTCGAACCCAAAAAACGGTAACACTTTAGCGGTCTGAAGTGCGGATCAGTATGTGTTTTTGTTTATGGAGCCGGTGTGCATGGAGCGCCGGCGGCGCAATCTGCCGGCGGGCCGCCGGCGCTCCATGGTTGCGCGTAGCCTTTATTCAGCAAGTCGCTCTGGTTTGGCCACTGTACTTCGATCGGCTAAAGTGATACCAAAAATCGAGACTTTTCTGGTTCATCCGGTTTTGGCGTACTTGGAACGACGATTAACGTCTGGCCGAACGAAGATAACCCCAGTCTCTACATGGGCGGCCAACGTGGGTTAGCCTTCCAGGCTGACGCAGCGCGAGCGGCGCCTTC
The window above is part of the Candidatus Hydrogenedentota bacterium genome. Proteins encoded here:
- a CDS encoding class I SAM-dependent RNA methyltransferase, with product MPYARQVAEKSEMLGALFQDYWTAPVPVTPSPVIWHYRNKIDPAFDRMRYPEPPPKDFVRETVLGFKKKGQWYWPLDIDACHIGPEGAGALLRATRQWYREKDIRAWDNRTTDGVLRYLLVRDGKRSGEKMVVLITHEGELDCGPFVDLAQSVYGATSVYRGYFTGRSDVATAERLELLAGAPHITETLLLPDGEATRRLDFRISPLSFFQTNPLATENLYAAIRNHVRAVAPDSLYDLYGGAGGIAFACSDLVSHVWSVEEVEPASEDGRHNARVNGIDNVAFITARTERYLNAQREAGSFAAGAMVILDPPRSALHPKVIKRLLEFLPEHILYVSCNPKLLAREMAVLAEAYDLAALEAFDLFPHTPHVEALALLKRRPPR